The stretch of DNA GATAATGCTGTGTCAGGTTCAATATGCCATGACATAGCAGAATAATTATCACACATAACGGATCAGTAATCGCGAGCTTCACACATACTTCAGAATTAAATCATAGACAAGATTTTGATCTCGGAGGTTTTTTGAAAGAACAGATTGAAAAGATAAGAGAAGAGATACTTCAACTCAAAGAAGAAAGGGATGCACTGATCCTCTCCCATAATTATCAGAGAGAAGAGGTTCAGGACATAGCGGATTTTGTAGGCGATTCCCTCGAGCTTTCAAGAACTGCTGCTACAAAAAAATGCAGTGTCCTTGTATTCTGCGGTGTTGACTTCATGGCAGAGAGTGCATCAATACTTTCACCGGAGAAGACCGTACTGCTTCCGGAATTGAACGCAAATTGCCCCATGGCGGCCATGGTTACGGT from Thermodesulfovibrionales bacterium encodes:
- the nadA gene encoding quinolinate synthase NadA; this translates as MASFTHTSELNHRQDFDLGGFLKEQIEKIREEILQLKEERDALILSHNYQREEVQDIADFVGDSLELSRTAATKKCSVLVFCGVDFMAESASILSPEKTVLLPELNANCPMAAMVTV